One window of Nostoc sp. NIES-3756 genomic DNA carries:
- a CDS encoding ATP-binding protein, translated as MRDLIQQLFSLIKLQNPLIAVESPLQERLRFLRNLAQECELQNINCYLWSLEDDQLRQLQIVDDALTLQSISEYQPITDKSRPEHYFQILRFWQASSLQGILLLEGIFPWLNDNPDFLTSEWIKGALINLKFEVTDHKYQLTQTQNLWFLESSTATSLVYRHSSKTTILLGPNATLSASLAAEIPTITQELPTVEEIRVYLKEILPDSYSILEIDNLAIAAVGMYLADIEYGIRQAILLMNYISAQELTKQLSTYKIKLLKRVHQVEFLLPPSIKVGGLELMQEAFRKYKRLMSSLAQAYNLRPPKGILLIGPPGTGKSYSAKACSALLGIPLIVVEWGQFCSYGNLAEYKLKKLLALVDRIDRMLFYLDDFDKGFAGDDDLSRRLAGMLLTWMQERTSNVIIIASANNLELLPPELTRCGRFDDIFKVDLPNNGERHSIFKIHLARFDARFRNGGDAYTEEEWRRLLKETYRCVGAEIGVIVEKAATATFCQMFPHDTSPEVLPPLEITVASLLKARENINPLAMREADKVEMMRNRAAVQGLPSSAVDDSIYSVGNVKIFG; from the coding sequence ATGAGAGATTTAATTCAACAACTCTTTAGTTTAATTAAACTACAAAATCCCTTAATAGCCGTCGAATCTCCTTTGCAAGAGCGTTTGAGGTTCCTGAGAAATCTAGCCCAAGAATGTGAATTACAAAATATTAACTGCTATTTATGGTCACTAGAAGATGACCAACTGCGTCAATTACAAATTGTAGATGATGCTCTGACACTACAAAGTATAAGTGAGTATCAACCTATTACTGATAAGTCTCGTCCTGAACATTACTTTCAAATTCTCCGATTTTGGCAAGCTAGCTCACTACAAGGAATATTGCTGCTAGAGGGGATATTTCCTTGGTTAAATGATAATCCCGATTTTCTAACTTCTGAGTGGATTAAGGGGGCATTGATTAATCTCAAATTTGAGGTAACTGACCATAAATATCAATTGACTCAAACTCAAAATCTGTGGTTCCTTGAGAGTTCGACTGCTACTAGTTTAGTTTATCGCCACTCTTCTAAAACGACTATTCTGTTAGGCCCAAACGCCACATTATCAGCCTCTCTTGCCGCCGAGATTCCTACTATCACTCAAGAACTACCGACAGTAGAAGAAATCAGGGTTTACTTGAAAGAAATTTTACCTGACTCCTATAGCATCTTAGAAATTGATAATTTGGCGATCGCGGCAGTTGGAATGTATTTAGCAGACATCGAATATGGTATCCGCCAAGCAATACTCTTAATGAACTATATCTCGGCGCAAGAGTTAACTAAACAACTATCAACTTACAAAATCAAACTGCTCAAACGAGTTCATCAAGTAGAATTTCTCCTCCCACCATCAATTAAGGTAGGAGGACTTGAACTAATGCAAGAGGCATTCAGAAAGTATAAGCGCCTGATGAGTTCTTTGGCACAAGCTTACAATCTGCGCCCTCCCAAGGGGATTTTACTAATCGGCCCACCCGGTACAGGAAAATCGTACTCGGCTAAAGCCTGTTCTGCTTTACTGGGCATACCCTTGATTGTTGTCGAGTGGGGTCAGTTTTGTAGTTACGGTAATTTAGCCGAGTATAAGCTAAAAAAACTACTAGCATTAGTCGATAGAATTGACCGTATGCTCTTCTATTTAGACGATTTTGACAAAGGTTTTGCCGGAGATGATGATTTATCCAGACGACTCGCAGGAATGTTACTTACCTGGATGCAGGAAAGAACGAGTAATGTCATCATTATTGCCTCAGCTAATAATTTAGAACTACTGCCACCGGAATTGACCAGATGTGGACGATTCGATGACATCTTTAAAGTAGACTTGCCCAACAACGGGGAGAGGCACTCAATTTTTAAGATTCACCTAGCTCGATTTGATGCACGCTTCCGTAACGGCGGCGATGCCTATACTGAAGAAGAATGGCGTAGACTGCTCAAAGAAACGTATCGTTGCGTCGGTGCTGAGATTGGAGTCATCGTCGAAAAAGCCGCCACCGCCACTTTCTGCCAAATGTTTCCCCATGATACTTCTCCAGAAGTTCTTCCACCACTGGAAATTACAGTTGCATCCTTGTTGAAAGCCAGAGAAAATATTAACCCTTTAGCTATGCGAGAAGCTGACAAAGTTGAGATGATGCGAAATCGTGCGGCTGTACAAGGGCTACCCTCTAGCGC
- a CDS encoding nucleotide-binding protein, with amino-acid sequence MNKKKMSDNSNNQTKEYTRRLVIVTGDKGGVGKSTFSRALLQTYLDTNQNFAAFDADTSNPQIKRFYEDECSVSPVDIFKRGEADGLLDELKDLIQPTTKENGEVVAPGKSLFLLELPPQSIHFFRLFEEEIGFFSRVEKNLDMRITMAAVINRTKDSVNQLSHLRGFCGDRVDYVVVKNLFFGSNDSFERYDNSPLVKELSEANKSMPEICMPDLIARAYDYLDENNYSFAKGIEQSEKLSVQARIEKWMENFQSSIEPVKHLLGLKDVSLQQPST; translated from the coding sequence ATGAACAAGAAAAAAATGTCAGATAACAGTAATAATCAAACCAAGGAATACACTCGCAGATTAGTGATTGTCACTGGAGACAAAGGCGGTGTAGGAAAATCAACATTTTCCAGAGCCTTACTTCAAACTTACCTGGATACTAATCAAAATTTTGCGGCATTTGATGCGGATACATCTAATCCACAAATCAAAAGGTTTTATGAAGATGAATGTTCTGTTTCGCCAGTAGATATTTTCAAACGGGGAGAAGCTGATGGACTATTGGACGAACTTAAAGACCTCATCCAACCAACGACAAAAGAGAACGGGGAAGTGGTAGCTCCGGGTAAATCTTTATTCCTGCTGGAGTTACCACCACAATCAATTCATTTTTTCCGGTTATTTGAAGAAGAAATAGGCTTTTTCTCAAGGGTAGAAAAGAATTTGGATATGAGAATCACTATGGCAGCAGTGATTAATCGCACAAAGGATTCGGTTAACCAATTGAGCCATTTACGTGGTTTTTGTGGGGACAGGGTTGATTATGTTGTGGTCAAAAATTTGTTTTTTGGCAGTAATGATAGTTTCGAGAGGTATGACAATTCCCCATTAGTCAAAGAACTATCCGAGGCGAATAAATCAATGCCGGAGATTTGTATGCCAGATTTGATTGCACGCGCTTACGATTATTTAGATGAGAACAACTATTCATTTGCTAAAGGTATAGAGCAAAGCGAAAAGCTTTCAGTCCAGGCTCGAATCGAAAAATGGATGGAAAATTTTCAGAGTTCTATTGAACCAGTCAAACACTTGCTGGGATTGAAAGATGTCTCCTTACAACAACCCTCAACCTAA
- the mobV gene encoding MobV family relaxase — MVALAILRVEKLKSFGNIGGSEKHTARLQQTPNADPTKQNIRLIGDGDERSLEDVVKELIQSKTKYQPRKDAVLCSEIFLSASPEYFRPDSPSKAGVWDQDRMQDFTNTAKTWLEENYGDKCVRAELHLDEATPHIHAYVVPINEKTKRLSYKEMFGGSQAQGRLKLSKLQDSYAQALAPLGIQRGVKGSQATHTKVKEYYQAVNSEPLTLELNRLAPLRGETAQQLFERIQEDPSIQAINHQLADRKFTLQKSLRANQNAVTAEQSRIKLEQTVAQLLEENSSLRQQIQQLRDLPLEDVAWQLGLNPDWKNFNHWKGRNHIINIHESKFYDFHPSQQKGGGGSIDLVMHVNECNFTTALAWLNQQYGSSRLERASVHWAKQQAKEIAMTGTKAEFTAPIEDEAQWQVLQNYLTEKRQLPVNLVQALHERGLVYADERQNAVFVMRSLLGEVNGAFLRGTKGEDNTFMGYEKGTSRSDGWFWFRMGGKKPTDEVERVVLCKSPIEAISVAVMEPSTATRTMYLAADSPQSLPRKFLGNIPTVELAYGNSEADDETTRIIQEVLSHAHRRKPQLADWNEELKQRQLLQQQQASQGIEY, encoded by the coding sequence ATGGTAGCCTTAGCAATACTGCGAGTAGAAAAATTAAAATCATTTGGTAATATCGGTGGGAGTGAAAAACATACGGCTCGACTTCAACAAACACCTAATGCTGACCCCACTAAACAAAATATTAGACTAATTGGGGATGGAGATGAGCGATCGCTAGAAGATGTGGTTAAAGAATTGATACAATCAAAAACAAAATACCAGCCGAGGAAAGACGCGGTGCTGTGTAGTGAAATATTTTTAAGTGCATCTCCTGAATACTTTCGCCCCGATTCCCCATCAAAAGCTGGTGTGTGGGATCAAGACAGGATGCAGGATTTTACGAATACTGCGAAGACATGGTTAGAGGAAAACTATGGTGATAAATGCGTCAGAGCCGAATTGCACTTGGATGAGGCTACCCCGCACATTCATGCTTATGTAGTGCCGATTAATGAGAAAACCAAACGACTCAGTTATAAGGAAATGTTTGGAGGTTCTCAAGCACAAGGAAGGCTGAAATTATCCAAGCTCCAAGATTCTTACGCACAGGCTTTAGCACCATTAGGCATTCAAAGGGGTGTCAAAGGCTCTCAAGCGACTCATACTAAAGTTAAGGAATATTACCAAGCGGTCAACAGTGAACCACTCACCTTGGAACTTAATAGACTCGCGCCACTGAGAGGGGAAACCGCACAGCAATTATTTGAGCGCATTCAAGAAGATCCCTCAATTCAAGCAATTAACCATCAGTTAGCAGATCGCAAATTCACACTACAAAAATCACTAAGAGCTAACCAAAATGCTGTTACTGCCGAACAATCCCGTATTAAGCTAGAACAAACGGTCGCACAGCTATTGGAAGAGAACTCATCATTACGCCAGCAAATACAACAGTTACGTGATTTACCACTGGAGGATGTAGCTTGGCAATTAGGTTTAAATCCCGACTGGAAAAACTTTAATCATTGGAAAGGACGCAATCACATCATTAATATTCATGAGTCCAAATTTTACGACTTTCACCCTAGTCAACAAAAGGGCGGCGGTGGTTCTATTGACTTGGTAATGCACGTCAATGAATGTAATTTCACCACAGCACTGGCTTGGCTTAATCAACAATATGGTAGCTCCAGGTTGGAGCGAGCATCGGTACATTGGGCTAAACAACAAGCGAAAGAGATCGCCATGACTGGCACAAAAGCCGAATTTACAGCGCCAATCGAAGATGAAGCGCAATGGCAGGTGCTACAGAATTATTTAACCGAAAAACGTCAATTACCAGTCAATTTAGTACAAGCACTCCATGAGCGGGGACTGGTTTACGCTGATGAGCGACAAAATGCTGTGTTCGTAATGCGCTCGCTCTTAGGGGAAGTTAACGGGGCATTTTTGAGAGGAACCAAGGGTGAGGACAATACTTTTATGGGGTATGAAAAAGGCACTTCACGTAGTGATGGATGGTTTTGGTTCCGTATGGGTGGTAAAAAACCAACTGATGAAGTTGAACGAGTGGTATTGTGTAAATCGCCAATTGAGGCTATATCTGTTGCGGTCATGGAACCATCAACAGCCACTAGAACAATGTATTTAGCCGCCGATAGTCCTCAAAGTTTACCAAGGAAATTTTTAGGGAATATACCAACAGTAGAATTGGCTTACGGTAATTCCGAAGCTGACGATGAAACAACGCGAATCATTCAGGAGGTTTTATCTCATGCTCACAGGAGAAAACCACAATTGGCTGACTGGAATGAGGAATTAAAACAGCGTCAACTTCTTCAACAACAACAAGCATCCCAAGGTATTGAGTATTAA
- a CDS encoding ParM/StbA family protein, giving the protein MSIDLSQSNKLVLTCDLGGSLSRVIAQVYPDGVPELIIMSPEVADVRRDSLKHVQIEPTATDSAWVGLGDDYYALGTLAKNNFAGIPSLKALKNKYALPKIAALLWQACYRHQLKNPEVMIHLLLPSGETKDKDVEELSQKLELFLKQGINTPTGLLKAKLRNFYVLPEGSGVLSYRLRSLGNLAFQKSIGILMLGYRNSSFFLCDKGSKGKSETTTLGMSWMLQQFVERTSVGLSKDDLRLVPALVSGESGNFQSFRTLSRQPTVEGIQSDLQLFSEVLPIVKDEYCRALIRWLDNIGAVFDEILICGGTASFVRTELVNHFKNERVPICWNGEVNVPSALDTHKLGERLVDIWTSHISHIKLIDKKKRYDRQQPLFPQPAKASEPTKDRWKNFLPMLEP; this is encoded by the coding sequence ATGTCAATAGATTTATCCCAATCAAACAAGCTAGTTTTGACTTGTGATTTAGGCGGTAGTTTGTCACGCGTGATCGCTCAGGTCTATCCTGATGGAGTACCAGAGTTAATCATCATGTCTCCAGAAGTGGCAGATGTGAGGCGTGACTCCCTCAAACACGTACAGATTGAGCCTACTGCAACTGACTCTGCATGGGTAGGTTTGGGAGATGATTACTATGCTTTAGGTACGTTAGCCAAAAATAATTTTGCTGGTATTCCTTCGCTCAAAGCATTGAAAAATAAGTATGCTTTGCCAAAAATTGCGGCTTTACTTTGGCAAGCTTGTTATCGCCACCAATTGAAAAATCCAGAAGTGATGATTCACTTACTACTTCCTTCGGGAGAGACTAAGGATAAAGATGTGGAAGAATTGTCACAAAAATTAGAACTATTTCTTAAACAGGGCATAAATACACCTACAGGGTTGTTAAAAGCTAAACTACGGAACTTTTACGTATTGCCAGAAGGTTCGGGTGTATTGTCTTATCGTTTACGTTCTTTAGGAAACCTCGCTTTTCAAAAAAGTATTGGGATTTTAATGCTGGGATATCGTAATTCCAGCTTTTTCTTATGTGATAAAGGAAGTAAAGGTAAGTCTGAAACTACTACTCTGGGTATGAGTTGGATGTTACAACAATTTGTTGAACGTACATCAGTAGGTTTGTCTAAAGATGATTTACGGTTAGTGCCTGCATTAGTAAGTGGAGAAAGTGGGAATTTCCAAAGCTTTCGGACGCTTTCACGTCAGCCCACAGTTGAGGGCATACAATCAGATTTACAATTATTTTCCGAAGTCTTGCCAATTGTCAAAGATGAATATTGTCGAGCTTTAATAAGATGGCTTGACAATATTGGTGCAGTGTTTGACGAAATTTTAATTTGTGGTGGCACTGCTTCATTTGTCCGTACTGAGCTTGTCAATCATTTTAAGAATGAGAGAGTGCCTATTTGCTGGAATGGTGAGGTGAATGTCCCTTCAGCTTTAGATACTCATAAATTGGGGGAGCGTTTAGTTGATATTTGGACAAGTCATATCAGCCATATCAAATTGATAGATAAGAAAAAACGTTACGACCGTCAGCAGCCTCTGTTTCCTCAACCCGCTAAAGCCTCGGAACCAACAAAGGATCGCTGGAAGAACTTCTTACCAATGCTTGAACCCTAA
- a CDS encoding DUF6753 family protein codes for MTISNYTQEDQERIRELADEVGFDPDDPLFQIMTVLGNFEEMMGKFPTQMEALLEAGALMMDKRLSDATRAAEVMQHAVITSAVKESLKEELPKLRPTISLPVEAPQIGKVKLGVWSIGGILGGMIAIGALLGSVTTGNVIANYIGIGNSDVTANDLKLLQWAKSTEGQQARLLAQDNKIELEVCRRDERLLDRCVVKIRKSK; via the coding sequence ATGACGATTTCTAATTACACCCAAGAAGACCAAGAGCGAATTAGGGAGCTTGCTGATGAGGTAGGTTTTGACCCTGATGACCCGTTATTTCAAATAATGACCGTCCTGGGGAATTTTGAGGAGATGATGGGGAAATTTCCTACACAAATGGAGGCTTTACTAGAAGCCGGGGCGCTGATGATGGATAAAAGACTCTCCGATGCTACTAGGGCGGCAGAAGTTATGCAACACGCCGTCATTACCTCTGCTGTTAAAGAAAGTCTTAAAGAAGAGCTTCCTAAACTCAGACCTACAATTTCCCTACCAGTAGAAGCGCCACAAATTGGTAAAGTCAAGCTGGGAGTCTGGTCTATTGGTGGCATACTCGGCGGCATGATTGCTATCGGGGCTTTGCTTGGGTCTGTTACTACTGGGAATGTGATTGCTAATTACATTGGTATTGGCAATAGTGACGTTACCGCCAATGACCTTAAGCTTTTACAGTGGGCTAAATCCACCGAGGGTCAACAAGCAAGACTTCTGGCACAAGACAATAAGATTGAACTTGAAGTCTGTCGCAGGGACGAGCGTTTGTTAGATCGCTGTGTCGTCAAAATTAGGAAATCAAAATAA
- a CDS encoding relaxase/mobilization nuclease domain-containing protein, with translation MELIIIENSLGDFQPISILDQTQKRLMANTINFSDPTSCIINAFQKQSHLRPKLKKFGIYVKLIFKNTQDLLEERFFRQILSQYLEEIGWSDLQYVSFITYSQNSIQIDIIFNRVISRCQIIDLKCLKATKRQYKILRQAYIKTCNSIEKSYV, from the coding sequence GTGGAATTAATAATTATTGAAAATTCTTTGGGGGATTTTCAGCCTATTTCCATATTAGACCAAACTCAAAAAAGACTGATGGCAAACACTATCAATTTTTCTGACCCCACATCCTGTATTATTAATGCTTTCCAAAAGCAATCTCATCTAAGACCCAAACTCAAAAAATTTGGGATCTACGTTAAGCTCATATTTAAGAATACTCAAGACTTGTTAGAAGAAAGATTTTTCCGACAGATTCTTAGCCAATATTTAGAAGAGATTGGCTGGAGCGACCTACAATATGTATCTTTTATAACTTATAGTCAAAACTCTATCCAAATAGATATTATTTTCAATCGAGTAATTTCTAGATGCCAAATTATAGATTTGAAATGCTTAAAAGCGACTAAGAGGCAATATAAAATCTTACGCCAAGCTTATATAAAGACTTGCAACAGTATAGAGAAAAGTTATGTTTGA
- a CDS encoding DUF3854 domain-containing protein, which translates to MFDERSVNIFNNYTVLSQEDFHNNLKIWNEAIVPLIEASLERLKYEWDKRAKIEIGDETYVLKPNESGGYSWAKIDPLTDLEWDFEGEELEVSSTPFTSTASTSESTQPTTSAQQSETSTPKATQTPASPPTQPPVSSGKKTTPPTTATQPPLIFTPTQSKASSVSVPPPEHIDPNHWQELVQNSAIAPDIAQMNFQSLHFSQARGSHEAWDRLMISDKLPRTNTGRLSNETLKTYSYLDSTDGWWCNAGVDPRSFKSLTPGEAAPHKEWGCYKPDQPRPKKDEDGQIIEGKFIKYEHPPKTQLSTFLLDVPDNIANQVYQRAGVDPTERDRRSGFWYCVWKHNVPVIVTEGAKKAASILSLGHAAIGLPGINAGYRSKDEQGNLIQPQLREEFAMFATPGRDIKFCFDHDTKPKTVANVHKAQLKTGKLLQEAGAKVSIIALPGPDKGVDDFIVNNGAQKFQALVNDAQSLQEWEKNNSLPDLRLTIQLKNGQVLKLYEKLKDGTVTENPANLPPEQVAQAIPTGVASPSSPELQQPQSNTEQPQQDEQGEQGENVPDDFNSHLSPSLRAFQLTTVATGQKYWAAKQKVPNYAQTLPRKFLREKENEDIATAAKKLLDKYGQALDDGSTVYRSDAFTIRKFKDTYSIHRAGDEKESYFSNPLMQFEMNKKGEPVIKNSETLLMIERQEFLNVNQRFQSVTQLPSFYDDAITLKSHLGSLAPLGTQDVVKKLEISEVAQLLNHTLKTAQSRHLQIGDYRLKSEADKQTGEELVKLSKKESDGLYREAFRINLSTNEAPVMRMGGQDLENLRLIAKRVQLEYSPQNKSPNTVGDLSPKQNTQYRHSQVRNNKSTSNDIEL; encoded by the coding sequence ATGTTTGATGAACGTAGTGTCAATATATTTAATAATTATACGGTACTGTCCCAAGAAGATTTTCACAATAATTTAAAAATTTGGAATGAGGCGATAGTCCCTTTAATTGAGGCATCATTAGAGCGCCTCAAATATGAATGGGATAAACGAGCCAAGATAGAAATTGGTGATGAGACTTATGTTCTCAAGCCGAATGAGTCAGGGGGTTACTCTTGGGCAAAGATTGACCCATTGACAGACCTCGAATGGGATTTTGAAGGGGAAGAATTGGAAGTGTCATCTACACCATTCACCTCTACAGCATCTACATCAGAATCTACACAACCAACCACCTCAGCACAGCAATCAGAAACATCGACACCAAAAGCAACACAAACACCAGCATCCCCACCAACACAACCACCCGTATCATCTGGCAAAAAAACTACACCACCAACAACAGCGACACAACCACCCCTAATTTTTACACCAACACAATCAAAGGCATCGTCAGTCTCTGTCCCTCCCCCAGAACATATCGACCCCAATCATTGGCAGGAACTAGTTCAAAACAGTGCGATCGCACCTGATATTGCACAGATGAATTTTCAAAGTCTGCACTTTAGTCAGGCAAGAGGTTCACATGAAGCTTGGGATCGGTTGATGATTAGCGATAAACTACCGCGCACAAATACAGGTAGATTATCTAATGAGACGCTGAAAACATACTCTTACCTAGATTCTACAGATGGTTGGTGGTGTAATGCGGGAGTAGATCCGCGTAGCTTTAAGAGTTTAACCCCTGGTGAAGCTGCCCCGCATAAAGAATGGGGATGTTATAAGCCAGATCAGCCAAGACCAAAAAAAGATGAGGATGGTCAGATAATTGAAGGGAAGTTTATTAAGTATGAACATCCGCCGAAGACTCAATTATCGACTTTCTTGCTGGATGTGCCAGATAATATTGCTAATCAGGTTTATCAAAGAGCAGGTGTAGACCCAACCGAAAGGGATCGGCGATCAGGATTCTGGTACTGTGTGTGGAAACACAATGTACCAGTCATCGTGACTGAGGGCGCGAAAAAAGCAGCCAGCATACTCAGCCTTGGTCATGCTGCCATCGGGCTACCAGGAATTAATGCAGGCTACCGTAGTAAAGACGAACAGGGAAACCTGATTCAGCCTCAGTTACGAGAAGAATTTGCCATGTTCGCTACACCAGGCAGAGACATCAAATTTTGCTTTGACCACGATACTAAGCCTAAAACGGTAGCTAATGTTCACAAGGCACAGTTAAAGACTGGAAAATTGCTCCAGGAAGCTGGGGCGAAAGTTAGTATCATCGCTTTACCAGGGCCAGACAAGGGCGTAGATGATTTTATTGTTAATAATGGAGCGCAAAAGTTTCAAGCTTTAGTCAATGATGCCCAATCTCTTCAGGAATGGGAGAAAAATAATTCATTACCTGATTTACGCTTAACAATACAACTGAAAAACGGACAGGTATTGAAGCTGTACGAAAAGCTTAAAGATGGCACTGTGACAGAAAACCCAGCAAACTTGCCCCCTGAACAAGTAGCACAGGCGATTCCTACTGGTGTGGCATCACCCTCAAGCCCAGAACTGCAACAGCCACAGTCCAACACTGAGCAACCACAGCAGGATGAGCAGGGGGAGCAAGGGGAGAATGTACCGGACGACTTTAATTCCCACCTCTCCCCCAGTTTAAGAGCGTTCCAACTTACTACAGTTGCTACAGGCCAAAAGTATTGGGCAGCAAAACAAAAAGTGCCAAACTATGCCCAAACTTTACCGAGAAAATTTTTGAGAGAAAAAGAAAATGAAGATATTGCAACTGCTGCCAAAAAACTGCTTGATAAATATGGACAGGCACTAGACGATGGCAGCACTGTTTACAGGAGTGATGCCTTTACTATTAGGAAATTCAAAGACACCTACAGTATTCATCGTGCTGGTGATGAGAAAGAGAGTTATTTCTCTAACCCTTTAATGCAATTTGAGATGAATAAAAAAGGTGAACCAGTAATTAAAAACTCAGAGACTTTACTAATGATAGAGCGTCAGGAATTTCTCAATGTTAATCAGAGATTTCAGTCAGTCACTCAACTGCCTTCATTTTATGATGATGCAATAACACTAAAATCTCATCTAGGTTCTCTCGCACCATTGGGAACACAAGATGTCGTCAAGAAGTTAGAAATTTCCGAAGTCGCCCAACTGCTGAATCATACTTTAAAAACAGCACAGTCTCGCCATTTACAAATAGGAGATTATCGGCTGAAATCGGAAGCTGATAAACAAACTGGTGAAGAGTTAGTGAAACTTTCTAAAAAAGAAAGTGATGGGTTGTACAGAGAAGCTTTCAGGATTAACCTATCGACAAACGAAGCTCCAGTCATGAGGATGGGCGGACAAGACTTAGAAAATCTGAGGTTAATAGCCAAGCGGGTGCAACTAGAATATTCTCCTCAAAATAAATCACCTAATACTGTTGGAGATTTATCGCCAAAACAAAATACTCAATATCGACATTCTCAGGTTAGAAATAATAAATCCACCTCTAATGATATCGAGTTATAA